In Bosea sp. PAMC 26642, the DNA window GCGCGGTCGAGCCAGCCCCAGGCGGAGATGTCGGCGATCGTATATGCGTCGCCGACGATATAGGTTCGGCCTTCGAGGTGGTCGTCGAGGACCTTATAGTGGCGCTCCGCCTCGCGGCGATAGCGGTTCACCGCATAGTCGAGCCCCTCGGGCGCGGCGAACTGGAAGTGCACCGCCTGCCCCGAGAAGGGCCCGAGGCCCGACGCGATGAACAGCAGCCAGGACAGCAGTTCCGGCTTGTCCTCGGGCGCGCCGAACAATGTGCCGGTCTTCTCGGCGAGATAGAGCAGGATGGCAGTCGAATCGAACACCCGCGCCTCACGGCCGCCCGGTCCCTCGGTATCGACGATCGCCGGCACCTTGCCATTGGGATTGATCGCCCGGAACGACGCTGCGTGCTGCTCGCCCTTGCTGGTATCGACGGGGATCGCCTCGTAGGGCAGGCCCGTCTCTTCCAGGAACAGCGCGACCTTCGCCGGGTTTGGCGTCGGGTGGAAGTAGAAGCGGATCATGGGGTTCTCCCTTGTGTTTCAACGGAATCAGCGGCAACGGGCCGGCGCGACGCGAGCAGGACACCGGCGACGATGATCGTGATCGCAACGCCCTCGACGCCCGATGGCACCTCCCCGAGAACGGGAATGGCAAGAAGCGATGCGACGGCCGGAATGAGTGCGATAATCGCGGTGGCGGCTGCCGAACCCAGCAGCGAGACGGCGCGATTGAAGGTGAAGATCGCGACGCCGCTCATAAGCACGCCTTGATACACAGCCTGCAGGGCGATCTCGGCCGCCGGAGCCTGGCTGAAACGGCTGAGGCCGAACAGCGCGTAGGCCGGCAGGAAAAGCACCGCCGACCAGAAACAGATCAGCGCCGCCGACTCGATCGGGCTGAGGCCGCTCCGGCGGAACAACAGCGTGTAGACAGCCCACATTGCAGCCGCGGCAGCCAGCGCACCGAGCGCGGCCGGACTGGGCGGCCCGTGGCTGGCGGTTCCCGCCAGGACGAGCAGGGCCAAGCCGGCGAAAATCGCTGCATAGCCGGCCCAGCGTTGCCTTCCCTGCCGCTCGCCGAGGAAAGCCCAGGCGAAAATGCCGGCAAACAGCGGCATCAGCGTCGGGGCGATGGATGCAGCCTGAGCAGCCGAGGTCAGGCTGAGGCCGAGTGCGACCAGAAGCACGAAAGGCATGCCCCACAGCATGGCGAAGACCAGGCCCTCGCCCCAGGCCGCGCGCGACAGCGTCGCGCGACGTCGAATGAGGACGGGTGCGAGCAACACCGCGCCGATCCCGAACCGCAGCGCCGTGATGTCCCAGATCCGCAGCTCGCGCGTCACGCTGAAGCGCGTGATCACGAACCAGCCCGAGAAGATCGAGACGGCAACGGCCGCCCAGATCAGCCCCGCCAAGCGCCGGGGCGCGGCGACAGGGAAAACCTTGATCGCTGCAGAGGCCTCGGTCTCTGACATGGCCTCCCTTCCAGCCCCGGGGCGCCTCCAGGGAGCCGACCACTTTGCATTTTAGTTCATTCATTCTAAAATACATGCCGCACCTTCGATGACAAGATGTTCCTGGTGCTGGCGAGCGGGGATCAGGATGGCGAGGCCCAGGGAATTCGACGAGGCCACCGTGCTCGACGCGGCCGTGGAATGCTTTTGGAGTCGCGGCTACGAAGCCACGTCGATCCGCGACCTGATCGATAAGACCGGCCTTACCGGCGCCAGCCTCTATAATGCGTTCGGAGACAAGCGCGCCTTCTATCGGCGCGCCCTTGACCACTATGTGGCAGGGAGCATCGGCGAACGCATTCGGCGCTGTGAGGCCATGAAACCTCGCGAGGCGATCGAGGCGTTCCTAGCCGAGATCGTGAAGCGATCGCTCGAAGACAAGGATCGCAAGGGCTGCATGCTGGTGAACACGGCGCTCGATGTCGCGCCTCACGATCCAGTCTTCAGGGAGTCCGTGGCGAGCGTGCTGTTGCGCATCGAGACCTTCTTTCTGAGCAGTGTCCGGCAAGGTCAGGCTGACGGCTCGATCTCGTCGTCGCAGGCTGCCGATGAACTGGCGCGGCACCTCCTCGGGGTTTTGATGGGCGTTCGGGTTCTTGCACGCGTACGCCCGGAGCGAGCCCTCATTGAAGGGGTGGTGCGGCCGGCGCTCGCGCTGCTGGCGCCGGAAGGGACAAAATTCGGCGGCAGTGTCGCTGGTGTCGTAGACAGTTCCTGAAGGGTCGCTATCAGGGAGCGCGCCCACCTCTGCTATTGGCACAACTCGTCCGGGATCAGGCAACCTGACGTGCGACACGCTCGGCACGCCCATCGGCATGAATTTGGGGGCCCGAACCTATTTCTGGCAAGCCTTGACAACAGCAGGTTGTCCAACTCCGGCATTCTGCCAGTAGCGTTCCCGCCGCCTCCGAACTTGAGGAGCAAGCCCATGACCGAGATCTCACCGGCTCTACGGCGAATTGACGTTGATCGCATCGGCCCGGTTTGGATCCGCGACGGCACTAGCGACTACGCGGTCCTCGAGCAGATCTTCCGCACGGAAGAATTCAACATCAGCACCGCCCCGCAATTCGCCTGGATCCGCGCGGCCTATCACCGGCTGATCGCCGCCGGCGAGACCCCGCTCGTCGTCGATTGCGGTGCCAATATCGGCCTCAGCACACTATACTTCGCATTGCATTTGCCGGCAGCGCGGATCGTCGGCATTGAGCCCGCGCGAGACAACGCGGAGCTTGCGCGTAAGAACACGCAGCACAATCCCCTGATCGAGATCGTCGAAGCCGCCGTGCACGACCGGGAAACCGGCCTTGAGTTGGTGGACCCCCATGCCGAAAAGTTCGCTTATCGGGTGCGGCCGGCCCAGGCCGGCGCGCAAAGCGCGATCGCCGCCGTCACCATTGACGGCCTCATGCGGCGGTATGGCGCCACGCGCAATCTCATCGTCAAAGTCGACATCGAGGGTGGCGAAGACACCTTGTTCCGTTCGAACACGGGCTGGCTCGATCGCACCGATCTGCTCATTGCGGAGACGCATGATTGGCTGTTCCCGGGGCAGGGCACCAGCCGGACCCTGTTCTCAGCCATCGCGGGGCGCAATTTCGAAGTGATCCAGAAAGGTGAGTACATTTCGTTCTTTTTCCAGTGACAAAGCGCACGTCTCCGCGCTGAAATGTCCGCTGACGAAGATCAAAAGGGGGCTGTCGTCCGATCCGCACCAAACCAGACATGGATCATATGCTGCAGCTCGTTCCCAAAGCGGACATCGCGTTCGATGGGGACAGTGCTCAGGCGGTTGGCATCGACCTGCCCGTCGCCGTGATCAATCTTCCGCATCGAACGGACAAGTGGAACGCCATCTCGAAGCGCATGGCCGCTATCGGACTGAACAAACTGATCAAGGTGCCAGCGGTCGAGGGCGCCCGGTTATCGTTGGAGGCCATTGCACCCCTGTTGTGCCAACCGGCCGCACAGATCGAAGCAGCCCCACAGAGCCATTTCACACTCACGCGGCCCGCGATCGGCTGTTTCCTATCGCACATCGCCACCTGGCAGTGGATGATCGCCAACAAGATGCCGCGGCTGCTGGTCTTCGAAGACGATGCCAACCCGGCCGCGAGTTTCGATGCGAACCGATTCCGTAACGTCCTCGGCGCCATCTCGCCCAAGGCCGATCTTGTTTTTCTCGGCCGCGCCATCATGAATGGTATGGCGGAGAGGCCCCAAGGCTCGGAACTGGCGCGGATCTACTTCTTCAACGGAACGTTCGCCTATCTGATCACGCCCGCAGCCTGCCGGACGCTGATCCCGGCTCTGCTCCCCATGAATGGGCACATCGATCATGAAATCAGCACTGTCCTGATCGAGCGCAGACACGATCTGGAGGCCCACTACACCGAGCCGCCCATCTTCGAGCCCGATTGGTCGCTCCGCAGCGACTGCTATGTCCCGCTGGAAGGCGTCACGAACGCCGACCGCGCACTTGGCATAGTACTGCACGCAAAGCGGCAGCTACTCATCGACGACGGCTGCGCCTTGCTGCCGCCGTTTGACGCGACGGCCGTCAATTGACTGCGACCCGTGCTTGACCAACACCGATACTCAGGAGTTGGAGCCTCCGGGAAGCCCGATGCGGTTCAATCAGCGCGTAAGTCCGTTAGGATGGCTGGAAGCTGGACGGTTCGAAGAACCTCGCATCCCATCGCGCTCAACGTCTGGTGAAGCACGATGAACGATGACGCTGAACGCGAAGACACGCAGGATGATCAGCGTCAACCGCCGCGCGGTGCTCCTCAGCGAGCACCTCGATCGATAGTCGCCCGCTACCCCCGCATAGAGGACACAGACGAGCTCCTGGGCTACCAGGCGACCATCGAGCTCGACGAGGATCATGCGACCGCCGCAGCATGGGCATGTCGGACGATGGTCATCACACTGCTCGTCCGTCTCGGCACGACCGACTGCGGCTTTACACCCGCTCGGCGTTTGGCGAGGAATTTCAGCCCAGCTGAGCAACCAGGAAATCACGCAGACGCGGATCGTCGGTCAGGCCGATGGCGCGCCGCACCGCGGCCTGCCTGCCGGGCGCGCCGGCCAGGCCCAGCACATGGGCGCGCGCCACCCAGTAGGGCGCATAGCCGGCGGCCTCAAGCGGCAGTGCGTCCAGCAGCGCCACCGCAGACGCGGGCTCGCCGGACTCGGCCAAGGCCACGGCCTGGCCGACGCGCGCGCCGAGGTTGGCGTGGTGCTGCACGAGCACGCCGTACAGCTCTGCGATGGCGCGCCAGGGTGTCTGCCCCGTGGCGCGGCGCTGCGCATGGGCCGACTGGATGGCCGCTTCGATCTGGAAGGGCCCGGGCTGGCGCAGCTTAGCGGCGGTCCACAGCGCCGCCTCGGCCTCGCGGATGAGGTCGTCCCGCCAGCCGGCCGGGTCCTGCGCCGGCAGGGGCACAAAACGGCCCTCGGCATCGAACTGCGCGGCGCGTCGCGACTCGGCATGCAGCAGGAGGGCCAGCAGCCCCCAGGCCTCGGCCTGCGTCGGCAGCAGCTGCGCCGCCAGGCGGGCCAGGAAGAGGCCTTCCTCGCGTAGGTCGTCAGCGGGGCTGACCAGCGCGTGCCGGCCCAGGGTGTAGGCGGCGTAGATGGCCTCCAGCACGGCGAACAGGCGCGCCGGCAGCTCGCGGGCTTCCGGCGCTTCGAAGCGCAACCCGGCTTCGCGGATCCTCGCCTTGGCCCGCACCAGGCGCTGGGCCATCGCCGCAGGCGAGACGAGGAAGGCGCTGGCGATGACCTTGGCGTTCATTCCCAGCACGGCCTGCAGCATCAGCGGAGCGTGGACGTTCGCCTCGATGGCCGGATGGGCGCACACGAACATCAGCTGAAGCCGTGCGTCGGGCACGGCTAGGCGCTCGGGCGCCTCGGGCTCGGCCTCGTCGAGCAGGGCGGTGACGCGCGGGTCCAGCGTCAGCCGGACGTGGCGGGCGTGGTGCAGCAGGCGGCGCTGGGCCGCAGCGGCCAGCCAGGCCTCGGGCGCGTCCGGCACGCCCTGCTCGGGCCAGTGGCGCAGCGCGGCGGCAAAGGCGTCGGCCAGCGCGTCCTCGGCCGCGGTGAGGTCGCGCCATTGCCAGGCCAGGCGCGCTACGAGGCGGCCATAGCTCTCACGGGCGACGCGCTCGGCCGCCGCCGCCACGCCGTCGCTCATGCAGGCGCGTTCGTCGGTGGCGGCATCACCGGCCGCACCTCGACACTGCCGGCCGATGCGCAGGGCGCCTGCGCGGCCCATTCCAGCGCGTCGTCCAGGCTGGCCGTCTCGACGATGAAGTAGCCGCCCAGGTGCTCGTGGGTGTCGGCGAAGGGGCCGTCCTGCACCTGGCGCTTTCCGCCTTCCACGCGCACTCGGGTGGCGGTGCGCGGCGACTGCAGCCCGTTGCCGCTGACGACGATGCCACTGTCATGCATGGCGCCGACGTAGGCATTCCACGCGCCCCAGTAGGCGGGCGCGGCCGCGGGGTCGTCGCGGCGGCCGATTTCGGCGGTGGTCTCACTGAAGATGAGCATGTACTGCATGGCGTTCTCCTTGGGCGGCTCGCGCACCGTGCGCGTTCCTAACAGGGTGATGCGCGGCGGGGCGCCCGATCGACAGCGACGCAGGAAAATTTTCGCGCCCGGCCTCAGACCGCACGCACCCGCCCGACGGCTTCGCGGGCGCCTGCCTGATCCTCTTCGTTTAGACTGGAAAGGTCGATTTCGTAATTGGCGATGAACAGTGGCCGATGATCCAATCCGCGCATCGCCTCCAACCGGGTCTTTCCGGAGCCCTCGTGGTCTAGTGTTGGGCTGACAAGTGGATTTCGCGTGAGCGGTAGATTTTCCTCGAGGACGCGAAGCGCGCGTGCAGCTCTGAGTGGAGTTGGGCTTGAAGCGCACAGCCACGCGCGCGTGGCGAACGCAAAAATTCCGGTCCAAATGTTTAGAGCTGGGAGCGTGCTGAACCCGCGACAGGTGCTCGGCTCATCAAAAGCCCGAACGTCCGGTTCCCGGCGAGCTTCCAACGTCAGGAAGTGGCGCACTTCGACTGAGAGCGGGGAGGGCGGTTCTGGCCCCTAGCCGACATCTGGAACGTCTGCTTCAGGGCAGTCTGTTGGGCATGTTAGTCGAGCAGCCGCGAAGGTCCACGGCAGACATTGGAAAGTCCGCCACCCGTTCCGACTGATGCGACCGGTCGTGGCGTGTAGAGGCTCTGTATGTGTCTTGCTGCCGGCATCTGTCGTCGCAGGCTGGAGATTCCATATCCGCGCTTGTCCGACTCCTGGCGCTGGACAGTCGCCTTCGCGTCAAACGCCCGTCGGTGCATCCAGCTCCGTGAACGACCAGTGGGTGTGGCTGACGGCCATGTCGATGAAGGTACGCACCTTTGCCGTGAGCAGGCGCGCAGTCGGGTAGACGAGCTGGATCGGCGAGGGCGGCCTCTCATAATCCGGCAGCAGGACACGCAGACGCCCCTGGGCCAGCGCCGGGGCCGCCTGGTAGGCGAAGACCAACGTGAGCCCGCCCCCCTCCACGGCATGTTGGACCGCACTTTCCGCGCCATTCGTCACGAAGCTGGGCGTGAAGCCGACCCGCAGCCGCCGTCCCTCCCGTTCGAAAACCCATTCATGGGCGGCGTTGAAGCCGGAGAAATGGATGCAGCGATGGGCTGCGATGTCGGCGGGGGACGACGGCGCACCATGCCGCTCCAGATAGCCCGGCGCCGCCACCAAAACGCGCCGCGTCTCTCCGACGCGACGTGCCCTCAGTGTCGAATCGCCGAGTTCGCCGATGCGGACCGCGACGTCGATGCCGTCCTCGATGAGACTGACGTTGCGGTCTCCCAGCCTGAGCTCGCCCTGCACCGCCGGATAGCGCGACAGGTAGGCCGACAGGAGCGGGCCGACATGGAAGCGGCCGAAGGCCAGCGGCGCCGCCACGACGAGCCGGCCGGCGGGCACGGCGCGCACGGCCTGCAGCGAAGCGTCGGCGTCGGCCAGATCGGCCAGGATGCGGCGGGCCTGCAGGAGGTAGCGCTCGCCCTCGTCGGTGAGCGTGACCGAGCGCGTCGTCCGCCGCAGGAGGCGCGCGTCGAGATGGTCCTCCAGCGCGGCGACGAGACGGGTCAGGGCCGAGGGAGACAGGCCGATGTGACGGGCCGCCGGGGCGAAGCCCTTGAGCTCGGCCACCTTGACGAAGGCCGAGAGCGAGGCGAAGCGATCCATGGGATTGCACCGTTCTGCGCAATGATGACGTGCCAAACCAGACGATTATCGTTTCAGGCGACCATTGTCATCTTCTCCCTCATGAGGCAGCCATCCCGGCGGGCCTCGAGGGAGACCCATCATGTCCATCATCGTCACCCCGTCCTCGATCGACGCCGCGCCGGCGGCGGCGCGGCCCCTTCTGCAGGCCGTCGAAAAGCAGCTCGGCTCCGTCCCAAACCTGTTTCGCGTCGTCTCGCATTCGCCGGCCGCGCTCGAAGGCTATCTCGGCCTGAGCGGCGCGCTGGGGAAGGGCCGGCTCGAGCCCAAGACCCGGGAGCGGATCGCGCTCGCGGTCGCGCAGTTCAATGGCTGCGGCTATTGCCTGGCGGCGCACAGCTATCTCGGCCGCCACATCGCCAAGCTCGACGACGCCGAGATCCTCGCCAACCGCCACGGCCATTCCGGGGATGCCAAGGCCGATGCAGCGGTGCGCTTCGCCGTGGCCATCGTCCGCGAGCGCGGCCATGTCGGGACGGACGCCGTCGCGGCGGTCAAGGCCGCGGGCTATGACGACGGCCAGGTCATCGAGATCGTGGCCCATGTCGCGCTCAACACGCTGACGAACTACGTAAACGAGGTCGCCGGCACGGATATCGACTTCCCCGCCGTTGCACTGCCGCTCGCGTCCTGAGCGCCCGGCGCCCTCTGCGTGCCTCTCCCGTCATGACCTGCGTCTCCCTGGCCGATGCGGCCGGGAGACGGCTTTCCGGAGCAGACCGATGAGCGATCTGAAGAGTTCGAGCGACATTGCCTTCACGCCGGCCGTCAAGGCGATCCAGCAGCGAAAGGGCTCCCGCAACGGCTACCGCCGGATGGAGCAGCATGGCGGCTGGGAGACGACGGTGACGGCGGAACTCGCCGCCTTCATCGCGGCCCGCGACAGTTTCTTCCTGGCCACGGCCAGTGCCGACGGTCAGCCCTATATCCAGCACCGCGGCGGCGCGGCCGGCTTCCTGCGGGTGATCGACGAGAAGACCCTCGGCTTTGCCGATTTCCGCGGCAACCGCCAATATGTCAGCCTCGGCAACCTGTCGGAGAACCCGAAGGCCTATCTCTTCCTGATCGATTATGCCCGCCGCCAGCGCATCAAGATCTGGGGCGCGGCCAGGGTCGTCGAGGATGATCCGGATCTGCTGGAGAGGCTGCGCCCCGCCGGCTATGCCGGCACGCCCGAGCAGGCGATCCTGTTCGAGATCGAGGCCTGGGACGCCAACTGCCCGCAGCATATCCCGCAGATGATCGCGGCGAAGGACGTCGCCGCGGCCCTTGCCGAGAAGGACCGCCGCATCCTGGGGCTAGAGGCGGAACTGGCGAGCGTCAGAGGCAAGCCGTCTGAGCGCCTCAATCTGGTTGCGTCAGGGCGACGGCCAGGCGGCGGATGAACGGGGCCGCGAAGACGACGATTGGCAGCATCACCGACCAGGCGAGCAGCCAGGAGCCGAGCCAGCGCCCCAGCAGATCGAGCCCGCCATCGCCGGGGAGGAGCGCGATGGCGGCCGCGATGGCAGAGGTCAGGCCCGATTGCAGCACGCCGAAGACGACGTGGCTGTAGCGCCGGGGAATGCCTCGCATCGCAAACCGCTCCCATCCGCCGGTGCGCAAGGCGGGAGGCCTCGCTCGCCTGCGGGCGGGCATAACCCTTGCCTTGGATCCTTGAGGGCTGTGATTAGCAAGATGGGGACCGCCATGGCTTCAACCTATGCCTTCAGCGCCGGAGCGCACGGACACTGGCGGATCTCGTCGATCGCGGCCTATCGCGGCGTAGGCCTCGCACCGGCCGAGGCCCTGACCATTCAGCCCTGGGAGCCAGGCCCGATCACTGACATCACGAACTGGCGCCTGCTCGGTACGGTCAGCAACATCCGCTATGCGACGCGAGACGAGGTGGCCGGCCTGAGGGCGCGCCAGGAGGGCCTCGACCGCCGGCAGGCGACACATGCAGCCCTGATCCCGATCAAAAAGTCGGCGGCTTGGTGGGAACTCGCGCAGGACGAGAGGCGTGCGATCTTCGAAGAGACCTCGCGACACACAGCGATCGGCATGGATTATCTGCCGGCGATCGCGCGGCGGCTGCACCACAGCCGCGACCTCGGCGAGCCGTTCGACTTCCTGACCTGGTTCGATTTCGCGCCGGCCGATGAGCCGGCGTTCGACGACCTTTTGGCGCGGCTGCGAGGACACGGGAATGGGACTTTGTCGAGCGCGAGGTCGATGTCCGGCTGGTGAGGTCGGAGCCGGACTGAAAGCCGTCACGGTTCAGACACGGCCCGAGACCGGGATGAACGCACCGGTGACGCCGCTGGCGTCCTCTGCAAGCAGGAAGGCGATGGCGTCGGCGATCTCACGCGGCCGCACCCAGGCGGTATGGTCGGCGTCGGGCATGGCCGCGCGGTTCTGCGGGGTGTCGATGATGCTGGGCAGGATCGCGTTGACGCGGATGCGGTCGGCCTTGAACTCGTCGGCGAAGCTTTCGACGAGCCGATGGACGGCGCTCTTGGCGCCGGCATAAGCGCCGAGGCCGGAGGGCGCTTTCACGGCCGCACCGGCGCCGATCGCGACGAGGCTGCCGCGACCGGCGGCGCGCATGGGCGGCAGCGCAGCTCGGAAGATGTTGAGCGTGGTCAACACGTTCAACCGGTACATCTGCTCCCAGAGATCGGGGCCGCCCTCGGCGGCTGCGGCCGAGGCGAAGCCGCCGACCGTATGGGCGATGCCGTCGATGCGGCCATAGCGGGCGAGCCCCGCCTTGATGGCGGCCTCGCAGGCGGCCGCGTCGAACAGGTCGAGATCGGCCAGAACAAGATGGCGATCAGCGCCGCCGAACGGCTGAAGCAGGTCGCCCATCGCCGACGACTGGCGGTCGACGGCGATGATGCGGTCCCCGCGCGAGGCGAGCGTGGTCAGAAGCGCGCGGCCGACATTGCCGGCCGCGCCGGTGACGATGACGATCGGGGAGGTGTCGGTCATGGCAAGATCCATTCTTCTGTCTGCGGTCAGGTCTCGGGATGGGGTCTGGTGAGCAGGCGTGCGGCCAGGACGTCGGCGACACCCAGCGCGACGAGGGTGAGGCCGAGCTGGACGACGAGGCCCATCTCGGGGAGCCCGACCCAGCCGGCCACCGGCGCAGACTGGACGAAGACCCCAAAGGCGAGGCCCAGGGCGAGCAGCGTTCCAACAAGGCTAACCAGGCGCGCCATCACAGCCGCCTCATGCGCGTTGGCTCGAGGCGCAGGACAAGCACATTCCCGATCCGCTCGACTTCGCCCTGCAGCTCGACCGGAATGCCGACCCAGTCATAGATTTCGGCCGGCAGCGGACGCCCATCCGGGCCGGCCAGCACGAGGAACCGGCTGCCGGCAACGGGATCGACCGTGACGAACACCGCTGGAATCTCGCCGATCAGACACAGATTGGCGCAGGCCTTGTGGGCCAGCCCCGAGCCCGGCCGCATCGCGCCCGCATAGCATTTGCCGTCGCAGATCTCGCCGGCGATCCGCCAGCGCCCGAGCGGCTCATGCATGGCGGGGTCGAGGCCAGACGAGGCGTCGAGCGGCTGACCGCGCCCCTCGACGACCAGCATCTCGATGGAGCCGCGCCGCAGCACGCTACCCCGCAACTCCATCGGGCCGGTGCCGGCCGGCAGGTCGGGGGCGCGCTTGCCGTCGCCCGCCAGCAGCATCACACGCCCGCGCGGATAGTCGACGCTCGGCGGCAATTGCAGCAGAGGCGAGCCGAAGCGCGAGACATGCCCGCGCAGGACCTGCTCGCCGCCCCAGTCGTCGGGACGCACCGGCCCACCAGTGCCGTCGCGCTCGCCCAGCCGGAGCAGCCCGGCGGCCGGATCGTCGGCATGGCG includes these proteins:
- a CDS encoding glutathione S-transferase family protein — encoded protein: MIRFYFHPTPNPAKVALFLEETGLPYEAIPVDTSKGEQHAASFRAINPNGKVPAIVDTEGPGGREARVFDSTAILLYLAEKTGTLFGAPEDKPELLSWLLFIASGLGPFSGQAVHFQFAAPEGLDYAVNRYRREAERHYKVLDDHLEGRTYIVGDAYTIADISAWGWLDRASRVFKGTDDPLATFPNLKRLFETVEARPAVVRARAVGKDHPFKQVRDEEAQRALFPSNFPPIA
- a CDS encoding DMT family transporter; the protein is MSETEASAAIKVFPVAAPRRLAGLIWAAVAVSIFSGWFVITRFSVTRELRIWDITALRFGIGAVLLAPVLIRRRATLSRAAWGEGLVFAMLWGMPFVLLVALGLSLTSAAQAASIAPTLMPLFAGIFAWAFLGERQGRQRWAGYAAIFAGLALLVLAGTASHGPPSPAALGALAAAAAMWAVYTLLFRRSGLSPIESAALICFWSAVLFLPAYALFGLSRFSQAPAAEIALQAVYQGVLMSGVAIFTFNRAVSLLGSAAATAIIALIPAVASLLAIPVLGEVPSGVEGVAITIIVAGVLLASRRPVAADSVETQGRTP
- a CDS encoding TetR/AcrR family transcriptional regulator, whose translation is MARPREFDEATVLDAAVECFWSRGYEATSIRDLIDKTGLTGASLYNAFGDKRAFYRRALDHYVAGSIGERIRRCEAMKPREAIEAFLAEIVKRSLEDKDRKGCMLVNTALDVAPHDPVFRESVASVLLRIETFFLSSVRQGQADGSISSSQAADELARHLLGVLMGVRVLARVRPERALIEGVVRPALALLAPEGTKFGGSVAGVVDSS
- a CDS encoding FkbM family methyltransferase — its product is MTEISPALRRIDVDRIGPVWIRDGTSDYAVLEQIFRTEEFNISTAPQFAWIRAAYHRLIAAGETPLVVDCGANIGLSTLYFALHLPAARIVGIEPARDNAELARKNTQHNPLIEIVEAAVHDRETGLELVDPHAEKFAYRVRPAQAGAQSAIAAVTIDGLMRRYGATRNLIVKVDIEGGEDTLFRSNTGWLDRTDLLIAETHDWLFPGQGTSRTLFSAIAGRNFEVIQKGEYISFFFQ
- a CDS encoding glycosyltransferase family 25 protein, with protein sequence MDHMLQLVPKADIAFDGDSAQAVGIDLPVAVINLPHRTDKWNAISKRMAAIGLNKLIKVPAVEGARLSLEAIAPLLCQPAAQIEAAPQSHFTLTRPAIGCFLSHIATWQWMIANKMPRLLVFEDDANPAASFDANRFRNVLGAISPKADLVFLGRAIMNGMAERPQGSELARIYFFNGTFAYLITPAACRTLIPALLPMNGHIDHEISTVLIERRHDLEAHYTEPPIFEPDWSLRSDCYVPLEGVTNADRALGIVLHAKRQLLIDDGCALLPPFDATAVN
- a CDS encoding RNA polymerase sigma factor, with the translated sequence MSDGVAAAAERVARESYGRLVARLAWQWRDLTAAEDALADAFAAALRHWPEQGVPDAPEAWLAAAAQRRLLHHARHVRLTLDPRVTALLDEAEPEAPERLAVPDARLQLMFVCAHPAIEANVHAPLMLQAVLGMNAKVIASAFLVSPAAMAQRLVRAKARIREAGLRFEAPEARELPARLFAVLEAIYAAYTLGRHALVSPADDLREEGLFLARLAAQLLPTQAEAWGLLALLLHAESRRAAQFDAEGRFVPLPAQDPAGWRDDLIREAEAALWTAAKLRQPGPFQIEAAIQSAHAQRRATGQTPWRAIAELYGVLVQHHANLGARVGQAVALAESGEPASAVALLDALPLEAAGYAPYWVARAHVLGLAGAPGRQAAVRRAIGLTDDPRLRDFLVAQLG
- a CDS encoding YciI family protein, producing the protein MQYMLIFSETTAEIGRRDDPAAAPAYWGAWNAYVGAMHDSGIVVSGNGLQSPRTATRVRVEGGKRQVQDGPFADTHEHLGGYFIVETASLDDALEWAAQAPCASAGSVEVRPVMPPPTNAPA
- a CDS encoding LysR family transcriptional regulator, with protein sequence MDRFASLSAFVKVAELKGFAPAARHIGLSPSALTRLVAALEDHLDARLLRRTTRSVTLTDEGERYLLQARRILADLADADASLQAVRAVPAGRLVVAAPLAFGRFHVGPLLSAYLSRYPAVQGELRLGDRNVSLIEDGIDVAVRIGELGDSTLRARRVGETRRVLVAAPGYLERHGAPSSPADIAAHRCIHFSGFNAAHEWVFEREGRRLRVGFTPSFVTNGAESAVQHAVEGGGLTLVFAYQAAPALAQGRLRVLLPDYERPPSPIQLVYPTARLLTAKVRTFIDMAVSHTHWSFTELDAPTGV
- a CDS encoding carboxymuconolactone decarboxylase family protein, whose translation is MSIIVTPSSIDAAPAAARPLLQAVEKQLGSVPNLFRVVSHSPAALEGYLGLSGALGKGRLEPKTRERIALAVAQFNGCGYCLAAHSYLGRHIAKLDDAEILANRHGHSGDAKADAAVRFAVAIVRERGHVGTDAVAAVKAAGYDDGQVIEIVAHVALNTLTNYVNEVAGTDIDFPAVALPLAS
- a CDS encoding pyridoxamine 5'-phosphate oxidase family protein; translation: MSDLKSSSDIAFTPAVKAIQQRKGSRNGYRRMEQHGGWETTVTAELAAFIAARDSFFLATASADGQPYIQHRGGAAGFLRVIDEKTLGFADFRGNRQYVSLGNLSENPKAYLFLIDYARRQRIKIWGAARVVEDDPDLLERLRPAGYAGTPEQAILFEIEAWDANCPQHIPQMIAAKDVAAALAEKDRRILGLEAELASVRGKPSERLNLVASGRRPGGG
- a CDS encoding DUF2798 domain-containing protein produces the protein MRGIPRRYSHVVFGVLQSGLTSAIAAAIALLPGDGGLDLLGRWLGSWLLAWSVMLPIVVFAAPFIRRLAVALTQPD
- a CDS encoding SDR family NAD(P)-dependent oxidoreductase — protein: MTDTSPIVIVTGAAGNVGRALLTTLASRGDRIIAVDRQSSAMGDLLQPFGGADRHLVLADLDLFDAAACEAAIKAGLARYGRIDGIAHTVGGFASAAAAEGGPDLWEQMYRLNVLTTLNIFRAALPPMRAAGRGSLVAIGAGAAVKAPSGLGAYAGAKSAVHRLVESFADEFKADRIRVNAILPSIIDTPQNRAAMPDADHTAWVRPREIADAIAFLLAEDASGVTGAFIPVSGRV